The Bos indicus x Bos taurus breed Angus x Brahman F1 hybrid chromosome 13, Bos_hybrid_MaternalHap_v2.0, whole genome shotgun sequence genome includes a region encoding these proteins:
- the HRH3 gene encoding histamine H3 receptor: protein MERSPPDGPLNASGALAGEAAAAAAGGARGFSAAWTAVLAALMALLIVATVLGNALVMLAFVADSSLRTQNNFFLLNLAISDFLVGAFCIPLYVPYVLTGRWPFGRGLCKLWLVVDYLLCTSSVFNIVLISYDRFLSVTRAVSYRAQQGDTRRAVQKMVLVWVLAFLLYGPAILSWEYLSGGSSIPEGHCYAEFFYNWYFLITASTLEFFTPFLSVTFFNLSIYLNIQRRTRVRLDGVREAATTELPPEAQPSPPPAAPSCWGCWQKGCGEAVPLHRYGVGVSEVTPGPEAGEVALGGGSGGGAAASPTSSSGSSSRGTERPRSLKRGSKPSASSASLEKRMKMVSQSITQRFRLSRDKKVAKSLAVIVSIFGLCWAPYTLLMIIRAACHGHCIPDYWYETSFWLLWANSAVNPVLYPLCHYSFRRAFTKLLCPQKLKIQPHSSLEHCWK from the exons ATGGAGCGCTCACCGCCCGACGGGCCGCTGAACGCGTCGGGGGCGCTGGCGggcgaggcggcggcggcggcggcgggcggggcgcGCGGCTTCTCCGCCGCCTGGACCGCGGTGTTGGCGGCGCTCATGGCGCTGCTCATCGTGGCCACGGTGCTGGGCAACGCGCTGGTCATGCTCGCCTTCGTGGCGGATTCGAGCCTCCGCACGCAAAACAACTTCTTTCTGCTCAACCTCGCCATCTCCGACTTCCTCGTGG GGGCGTTCTGCATCCCACTGTATGTGCCCTATGTGCTGACCGGTCGCTGGCCCTTCGGCCGGGGCCTCTGCAAGCTGTGGTTGGTGGTGGACTACCTGCTCTGCACCTCCTCTGTCTTCAATATCGTGCTCATCAGCTATGACCGCTTCCTGTCGGTCACCCGAGCC GTCTCTTACCGGGCCCAGCAGGGTGACACGCGGCGGGCGGTGCAGAAGATGGTGCTGGTGTGGGTGCTGGCCTTCCTGCTCTATGGACCCGCCATCCTCAGTTGGGAGTACCTGTCTGGCGGCAGCTCCATCCCCGAGGGCCACTGCTACGCCGAGTTCTTCTACAACTGGTACTTCCTCATCACGGCCTCCACCCTCGAGTTCTTCACCCCTTTCCTCAGTGTCACCTTCTTCAACCTCAGCATCTACCTGAACATCCAGAGGCGCACCCGTGTCCGGCTGGATGGAGTGCGCGAGGCAGCCACCACCGAGCTTCCACCGGAGGCCCAGCCCTCTCCACCGCCTGCCGCACCCAGCTGCTGGGGATGCTGGCAGAAAGGGTGCGGGGAGGCCGTGCCGCTGCACAGGTACGGGGTGGGGGTCAGCGAGGTGACCCCAGGCCCTGAGGCAGGGGAGGTGGCCCTCGGGGGTGGTAGCGGTGGGGGTGCCGCGGCCTCGCCCACCTCCAGCTCCGGCAGCTCCTCAAGGGGCACCGAGAGGCCTCGCTCACTCAAGCGCGGCTCCAAGCCATCCGCGTCCTCAGCGTCCCTCGAGAAGCGCATGAAGATGGTGTCCCAGAGCATCACTCAGCGCTTTCGGCTCTCGCGGGACAAGAAGGTAGCCAAGTCACTGGCCGTCATCGTGAGCATCTTTGGGCTCTGCTGGGCCCCCTACACACTCCTGATGATCATTCGGGCCGCCTGCCATGGCCACTGCATCCCCGACTACTGGTACGAGACGTCCTTCTGGCTGCTGTGGGCCAACTCAGCCGTCAACCCCGTCCTCTACCCGCTGTGCCACTATAGCTTCCGCCGGGCCTTCACCAAGCTGCTCTGCCCCCAGAAGCTCAAGATCCAGCCCCACAGCTCCCTGGAGCACTGCTGGAAGTGA